Genomic window (Arachis hypogaea cultivar Tifrunner chromosome 13, arahy.Tifrunner.gnm2.J5K5, whole genome shotgun sequence):
GATGCAGTTGGTAGATATTTCATATTTGTGTAAGCAAGTATTAACAAATTATACAGGATTCAAAATGTATAGAATTGTGGTCGTTAAAATTGAGAATCCGAAATAATTATATGGACGGCGGTATTTGATTCACACCTCCGTATTTGACTCAAAAGTAATGTATTTCTACTAACGATAAGGTTCCTtatgcattaaaaacaaaatattttatttttctatcaaaagtttttcaaaagttttatGAATTTGTACGCCGTTGTTTACAAATTCAAGCTGTATGTTAATGAATGCAAACGTGTATTATTCCGGTTATGAATAATAGCCTATTTGTTCAGCTTACAACACATTACACACacatagaaaaacataaaaaggctaataaataaataaaacatgggAAAACAAGGACACAGCGCACAGAAACGAACCTGGGAGGGGCCACAGTACTCTGTCCATTGCGATAAACAAAATTCTTACGTTGAAGAGTCCTTCTGTATATTAAAAGTAATGAATAGTAAGTAATATCATACTAGAGTCTAGAGATAGTGGTCTAGTGGTGTCAGACCCAATTAGATCTCCCACTTTTATAGACGTATTTTGGGATTGAAGTGCCGATTCTATTGATAATCAAGATTATCAAGAAACGAATAACATGTGTGCAAGTTATTTGTGGTAATAGCATTGAAGTTTATACTGCTACCTTTGCCTTTAATAGCCTTTGACTGTCACTGAAGTATTGATTTGGATGGTTAATCCCTGCATCACATGGCGCCGCATGAAGAGCTTCAAATGTCAAGGTGCAGGCCAACTGCACATACAGTATCCATATAGTCTCAGATATCAAACCAAATCCCTATTTCAGTAGGTTATGTTGAGACCAACCTGATAATCTCTATTTCTCACTTTGCCCATCACATCTTCCATTGCCCGACTATTAACCCCCATTCTACTGAGAGCAGCTCTTAGATTCTCCTCGCTAATTCAAATGATATCAATTAAATATCAAATCATTCATAACAAAAGAAAGGGGGGAAAAACACCAAAGAACGTGACTTAATATTAAACATTCCCAATAAGGcaataacaatcaataattaGATGGAGCAAATTAGTTAGAAAGTTAAACTATCTACTTGATCGTTCATCAGATCATAACACTCACCCAAAATGTCGATAAGGGCAACCATGATGATCTCCAACACCAGGAGTTGATAAAATAATCTTTTGACAAGAATATGGAGTATAATCCTGGAAAATCCATCAAAATATTACTCACTGAAATTGATCAAACTTATGCACATAAAACACAAATCAATCCTGCAATGTCTACCCCCTTTATACTAAACAGTATTTTGATACCAACATGTTCTTAACAACTAAACAAGTATtctttgttttgttaattaaaaaataatttaaatacataattaattaataacaacgGTATTTGGACATGAGTATCAAGATTGTTTGGTGTATGAATAGTGTTTTTCCAAATAAAATACACAAGAACTAACTTTTAGAGTAAGTTTCAAATTACAAATGGAAATAAATGAAACATCCCAAATATCGGTCATGAAGTTCAAAACTTACagttttcttcccttctttcccatAATTATGGCGTATGTTGTATGCATATTCTTTCTCAAACTTCTCCAGACCAACCTACAGCGAGatgtttgattaataattaaaaactatttGAGAAAAGAAagcaacatattaaaaaaaactagTTGGAGACTACAAATCTGTATGTCTAGAGAGATGTGAAGTAAACAGAATAGAAAGACAGATAGGGAATGATGCAAAAGGTCTTAATATCAAACTCGAAACTGTTCTAATTTTCATTCTAAATTTTCATTCATGTAATTGGAACGTAAGAGATAATATACAAGCAGCATACTTACCTTTTTAGAGAACTCCTCTCTCCAAAATGCAAGTGAATCATCTACGTTCAGGCCAACACCCTGCTTATATTACAGAGAAAAGGAcagtaagataagataagacaatATAAGATCACACAGAGTAAGTGATAAGCAAAGGGATTAAGGAAACTTTTTTTGATCCATCAATCAAGCATATCCCAATAAATCATTTGGTTCCACAATGAAGGAACGTCAAAATGCATTACTTTGACTgacaatgcaaaaaaaaaaaggggcaaaCAAACAGTAAAGTTTGGACCCAGCAAAAATATTACCATAAACCATTATACAAAAATGAATCCAATCAAAGTGTGGACAACCATTACAAGAACTACTCAAAccgaatttataaaaaattttaaaagcaacgATGAACTTTTTATTAACAGAGTGCTCTGATTTTGTTCTGCAACATGAAACAAAGTAACTTCAACCGTCAGCATTCTTCCAGAAAGTCCCCAACCAGCGCAATGGAAAAATGAGGAAcaaataaattacttttaaacaTTATGTGAAAACATATGTCAAACTATAACCAGATTAGCTACACAGTGGCTTGTCCACCCATGTGCATAATAGCAGCCTTGTTTAACATCTCACTTATGACTGCACAGACAAAACAATATTTTCTTGTGCTCAAAATGCAACCAAACATAACCTTCAGAAATAAGCCTAGTTGCATCCTCCCTGCATGCTTTAAATGATGATCCTCTCTCAGCTGCAAATAAGTGGTATAAATCAGATCAGATGtaagaacaaataaaaaacatCGTGACTCAGTAAGTGGAAGTTGAAATATACATTATAGAAATGTGGCCATAATTTGTTACAAATCTCTAACCTTTTCAAATAGGTGACGCATGCACAAAGGAAATGAGCTCTTGGCAACCTGATCGATGTCCTTTAATGATATCTCGCCATATTCTTTAGGCTGCAAAAAAGGTTCTCAATCAAAGAGATGATTATCAATCCAACATCACATTCATACCTAATAATAGATTTAAATGATTGGACATGTTGCATCCATTACCTGAGAAAAATCAGGACCCAAATAGCTCGAACACAGGGCCTCCACAATCTATAAAGAAACAGAGTCAACTTCTATGAAAAACAAACAACTTATTCGTACTCAAATCGCATAACTACACTTACAGGAGTCAACCTATGTTGTTCTTGTTCTCTAATTGAAGTTGCCCATTTTCTGCAATAATTAAAGGCAATTGTTTAAATCTTAAatcatttaaagaaaaaataaaataataatcaacATTTATTACGATCAACATGACCAAGGAAACCTGTTTGTTAGGATGAGTGCCTTTGACAGAAGACTACGAAAAATTGTGGCTACAAGTGAAACAACCTGGTAAAGGAAAGCAGAAATGCAGAATTGAAATACAAAATCAACGATTGAAAACAAGAGTGAACGTACAGTAGTTACATTAACCTGATTCATTGCAACGTATGCATATCCCtgatttataaatactttccgtCCAGTTACAAGCTCTGGAACTTCTTCAAATGGTACCTATACGGAAAAAATATACAAATGAAGCAACCCATAGATTAATGAAAGAATGTTAGTTAAAGATGACGAAATGACAACTGTGAGGGCAGCATGGAGCATAAGAACTACTTTTCCAAAGAGATATTAAGATAATCAAGTTCTTCTTTCTCAAGACCATCACCAATCATTTTCTTCGTCCTGAGTTCACTAACCCATCTCTTTCCTCTGTATCATCCGCAAAAACATAAGCACACCAATTACTCTCTAAACTAAGTGTTTGGTAGTTGGGGAAAGCCGGAGGGGGCGGGAGAGGATTCAGAACTTTCCCAAGTAAAAAGCCATCATTAGAATCCAATATTGAACTTATCTTGCATATAGAGAAAGATAAGAAATACTTAAAATTGCAGTTACGTTACCAATGCGTTTAATCGTAAGATATATAAGTAATTAagcaggaaaaaaataaaaaagaaagaaaaatgcatACCTTATAGTAGATTGCATCCGCTGCCAAAAAGGTAAGGgaacaaaagaaaaagcatgGGCAATTAGTTTTAAATAAACCAACAAAAAACACGAAATAACTTGTAAAATTCAACTAGAAAAACAAACGACAACTTTTGAAAATTGACGATTTTATTTCTTTAGAACAGAGCGGTAGTACAAATAAACCACTTTTAAGAATGGCCAAGATGTCTTTTTCAGATATTAATTCATGCAATTGCCACATTGGTAGTGGATTCACATATTCTTAGCAAGGTTAATTCACCATACAGTATTGAGCATGCACATAATTCTGCTGAAAAGAGCTACATAAATTACATGGTCAAGAAACGAAAGCAATGTGCTCTTACTAGTGGATAAAGACAGGTTATGACCAATAGAACGTGCAACTTGTCCCAATTTCTCTTTCAAGCTCTGAAAATTGAAAGATTCTAATTATTAGGCAATAAGCGGCACCTGTGGCTACTTAATTCAATTTGGATAAGAATTTTGAATACAAGAGCAACAAGAACGTTACCTCAAATTCTGCATTGCTTACAGCCTTGCAAGGAAGGTCAAATTCTTCCATGATGGCCCGCTGTGCACTCATAAGCAGTGTAAATGATAAGTAAATACCATACTTGAAATACAAAAACATGACGTGTAGGTAGATACTACCTGAGCTTCAGCAGTTTGATTACGAAATCGGTGGCGAAAGAGTGCAGATTCCATAGAAAGAAA
Coding sequences:
- the LOC112792610 gene encoding probable DNA primase large subunit isoform X1 — encoded protein: MQVVRSHQSHRSFSSSSGSVSASPTLPLYRSAPELEVRLEDFESFAIDRLRVLKGISDGLSRGKKPDEMEKLVNELWKTNMRHQDSSQVLNKDIISHFVLRLVYCRTEELRKWFLSMESALFRHRFRNQTAEAQRAIMEEFDLPCKAVSNAEFESLKEKLGQVARSIGHNLSLSTTDAIYYKVPFEEVPELVTGRKVFINQGYAYVAMNQVVSLVATIFRSLLSKALILTNRKWATSIREQEQHRLTPIVEALCSSYLGPDFSQPKEYGEISLKDIDQVAKSSFPLCMRHLFEKLREDHHLKHAGRMQLGLFLKGVGLNVDDSLAFWREEFSKKVGLEKFEKEYAYNIRHNYGKEGKKTDYTPYSCQKIILSTPGVGDHHGCPYRHFGEENLRAALSRMGVNSRAMEDVMGKVRNRDYQLACTLTFEALHAAPCDAGINHPNQYFSDSQRLLKAKVKDSST
- the LOC112792610 gene encoding probable DNA primase large subunit isoform X2, whose translation is MQVVRSHQSHRSFSSSSGSVSASPTLPLYRSAPELEVRLEDFESFAIDRLRVLKGISDGLSRGKKPDEMEKLVNELWKTNMRHQDSSQVLNKDIISHFVLRLVYCRTEELRKWFLSMESALFRHRFRNQTAEAQRAIMEEFDLPCKAVSNAEFESLKEKLGQVARSIGHNLSLSTTDAIYYKVPFEEVPELVTGRKVFINQGYAYVAMNQVVSLVATIFRSLLSKALILTNRKWATSIREQEQHRLTPIVEALCSSYLGPDFSQPKEYGEISLKDIDQVAKSSFPLCMRHLFEKLREDHHLKHAGRMQLGLFLKGVGLNVDDSLAFWREEFSKKVGLEKFEKEYAYNIRHNYGKEGKKTDYTPYSCQKIILSTPGVGDHHGCPYRHFGEENLRAALSRMGVNSRAMEDVMGKVRNRDYQLACTLTFEALHAAPCDAGINHPNQYFSDSQRLLKAKKDSST